In a single window of the Sulfurimonas sp. hsl 1-7 genome:
- a CDS encoding efflux RND transporter permease subunit, with product MYKLAIKRPIATLMYVITLVIFGYMSFKSMPSALFPNVDFPLVTIKTAYPGAEPSTIESQVTDKVEEAISRIGGVDSITSQSSDGVSIVTVKFFLERDIDEAANDVRDKVSAVELPRDAKKPLVSKLDIGGASVINIFLTAKSDTIQNLMVFADEKAKPALQKIMGVGAINIIGYRDREIKIFPNIQALNKYGITVLELNDAVQKENVKIGGGKVITNTNEFILKTKADALSVDELKNIIIKDDVRLKDIAEVKDTLSDPKSYASLSGVQGVTLEVQKISGTNTLDVVKSVKEVVPELQKLAGERFEVKMLQDTTPFIIHSLEDVEFDLIYGAILAAIIVFLFLRNFTITFVSALAIPSSIFGTFALMNYMGYELNKMTLIGLTLAIGIIIDDAIVVVENIYKKLESGMGKFEAAFEGAKEMAFAVLAISAMLLAVFIPVSNMTGIVGKFFESFAMTVGFAIIISYTIAMSFIPSISARALHKGESKFYDLTEPIFRVIDKVYEVLLKGALRFKFLTLIGVVGIFIASLSLFPAIGMDFIPKEDKSEFEIKIKADAGISLEEMIKKSKKIESMVEENENVEFTTLNVGYTSSQEINKALIYVKLVEMQKRELNQEQIIQNFREKLSVFSKDLFITAAAIPNIKGAGASVPYQIVLKSDSFEDLRVAKENLVEYLRAKDGFKDVDTNLDDPKPEYSVRILRENANRQGITASQIAQAVSVAFSSDMEISYFEDNAKQYNITLRFNDEDRKRIEDLKKIQLRSNNGELVYLDGLVEIEKSTSQATIYHYDRQRQVSIYADLFGLDLGGAISYTQAKIDELMPESVTYRFTGFAEEMGKTGQAFATAIGLSIILMYIILAILYESLIQPIIIMVSLPLSIIGVMLALYLSGLQFSLFVMIGFMLLMGMVGKNAVLLVDFANAAMQKGKSADEALIEAGEKRLRPILMTTFAMIFAMIPLAIADGLGSETKAPMSIAVIGGLISSMLLTLFVVPVLYRLINPIDLWLRKFYKNENLD from the coding sequence ATGTATAAATTAGCGATTAAAAGACCTATAGCGACACTGATGTATGTAATTACATTGGTTATCTTCGGGTATATGAGTTTTAAATCTATGCCATCGGCACTCTTTCCGAATGTTGATTTCCCGTTGGTAACGATCAAAACGGCTTATCCAGGGGCTGAACCAAGTACGATCGAATCTCAGGTGACAGACAAGGTGGAAGAGGCGATCTCAAGAATCGGCGGTGTTGACAGTATCACTTCACAAAGTAGTGACGGGGTGAGTATTGTTACCGTAAAGTTCTTCTTAGAGCGTGACATTGATGAAGCAGCAAATGATGTAAGGGACAAAGTATCAGCAGTTGAACTGCCGCGTGATGCGAAAAAACCGCTTGTAAGTAAACTGGATATCGGCGGTGCAAGTGTTATCAATATCTTTTTAACGGCAAAAAGCGACACAATTCAAAACCTTATGGTGTTTGCAGATGAGAAAGCAAAACCTGCATTGCAAAAGATTATGGGTGTAGGTGCTATTAATATCATCGGATACAGAGACAGAGAGATCAAGATCTTTCCAAATATTCAAGCGCTTAACAAGTATGGTATTACGGTTTTAGAACTTAATGATGCTGTGCAGAAAGAGAATGTAAAGATTGGTGGGGGTAAAGTTATTACAAACACTAATGAGTTTATTTTAAAAACAAAAGCGGATGCTTTAAGTGTAGATGAACTTAAAAACATCATCATCAAAGATGACGTAAGACTTAAAGATATTGCAGAGGTAAAAGATACACTCAGCGATCCGAAAAGTTATGCATCTTTAAGCGGTGTACAGGGTGTTACTTTAGAGGTGCAAAAGATCTCCGGGACAAATACTCTGGATGTTGTAAAAAGTGTTAAAGAGGTAGTACCTGAGTTACAAAAACTTGCAGGGGAGCGTTTTGAAGTAAAGATGCTTCAAGATACAACTCCGTTTATTATCCATTCACTCGAAGATGTTGAGTTTGATCTTATCTACGGAGCTATTTTAGCGGCTATTATCGTATTTCTGTTTTTACGTAACTTTACGATTACGTTTGTTTCGGCTCTTGCGATTCCATCATCGATCTTCGGTACGTTTGCATTGATGAACTACATGGGGTATGAGCTCAATAAAATGACACTGATTGGACTTACTCTGGCGATTGGGATCATCATCGATGATGCTATCGTTGTCGTGGAAAATATATATAAGAAACTTGAATCGGGTATGGGTAAATTTGAAGCTGCATTTGAAGGTGCTAAAGAGATGGCATTTGCCGTTTTAGCGATCTCGGCTATGCTTTTAGCTGTATTTATCCCTGTGAGTAACATGACGGGTATTGTTGGAAAATTCTTTGAATCGTTTGCGATGACGGTTGGTTTTGCGATCATCATCTCATATACAATTGCTATGAGCTTTATCCCGAGTATAAGTGCAAGAGCTTTACATAAAGGGGAGAGTAAATTTTATGATCTTACTGAGCCGATATTTAGAGTGATTGACAAAGTATATGAAGTGCTTTTAAAAGGTGCACTAAGATTTAAATTTTTAACACTGATCGGTGTTGTAGGTATATTTATAGCATCACTGAGTCTTTTCCCTGCCATAGGAATGGATTTTATCCCTAAAGAGGATAAGAGCGAGTTTGAGATCAAGATAAAAGCAGATGCGGGAATCTCTTTAGAGGAGATGATCAAAAAAAGCAAAAAGATTGAGTCTATGGTTGAAGAAAATGAAAATGTAGAGTTTACTACTTTAAACGTGGGCTATACATCTTCACAAGAGATTAACAAAGCATTGATCTATGTAAAACTTGTAGAGATGCAAAAAAGAGAACTCAACCAAGAGCAGATCATTCAGAATTTCAGAGAGAAGCTTTCGGTATTTTCAAAAGACCTTTTCATCACTGCTGCAGCTATTCCAAATATTAAAGGAGCAGGTGCCAGTGTACCGTATCAGATTGTACTCAAATCTGATTCGTTTGAAGATTTGAGAGTGGCAAAAGAGAATCTTGTAGAGTATTTACGAGCAAAAGACGGTTTTAAAGATGTCGATACAAACCTTGATGATCCAAAGCCTGAGTACTCGGTGAGAATCTTGAGAGAGAATGCAAACCGTCAAGGGATTACCGCTTCACAAATAGCACAAGCTGTTTCGGTGGCATTTTCAAGTGATATGGAGATCTCATACTTTGAAGACAATGCAAAACAGTATAACATCACTTTACGCTTTAATGACGAAGATAGAAAAAGGATAGAGGATCTTAAAAAGATTCAGCTGCGTTCAAACAATGGAGAATTGGTGTACTTAGACGGGCTTGTAGAGATTGAAAAGTCAACATCACAGGCTACTATTTACCATTATGACAGACAAAGACAGGTAAGTATATATGCCGATCTTTTCGGTCTTGATCTAGGGGGTGCTATTAGTTATACTCAGGCAAAAATTGATGAGTTGATGCCAGAAAGCGTAACATACCGTTTTACTGGATTTGCCGAAGAGATGGGAAAAACAGGGCAGGCGTTTGCGACGGCGATAGGGCTGAGTATCATACTTATGTATATTATCTTGGCGATATTATACGAGTCGCTAATTCAACCGATCATCATTATGGTTTCTCTGCCGCTGAGTATTATCGGTGTGATGCTGGCACTTTACCTTAGCGGCTTACAGTTCTCGCTCTTTGTAATGATCGGTTTTATGCTGCTTATGGGTATGGTTGGGAAAAATGCCGTACTTCTTGTTGATTTTGCCAATGCTGCTATGCAAAAAGGTAAAAGTGCAGATGAGGCGCTTATTGAAGCGGGAGAAAAAAGACTCCGTCCGATACTTATGACGACATTTGCAATGATCTTTGCGATGATACCGTTGGCAATTGCAGATGGACTCGGAAGTGAAACAAAAGCACCGATGTCTATAGCGGTTATCGGCGGGCTTATCTCTTCAATGTTACTGACTCTTTTTGTAGTGCCAGTACTTTATAGACTTATCAACCCGATAGACTTATGGTTGAGAAAGTTTTATAAGAACGAAAATCTCGACTAG
- a CDS encoding efflux RND transporter periplasmic adaptor subunit produces MNKIFIGLVGLAMSLSAGEVYATFNVLAQKSASLAFDAGGIVERVNVDISDTVKKGEVLASLENRDAKANLESAKVVYKYAQKDYERQQKVKNLIDASEFDAYALKYESAKAKLDYTQSLFDKTYLRAPFDGVIFFKEIEVGDTVNGMMLKTVFKIQSKHERKLVLEFDQKYYKDVKVGNKFQYKIDGEDTVYTGVISKIYPLANKNNRKVQAEVKAKDLMVGLFGDGTIITQSK; encoded by the coding sequence ATGAATAAGATATTTATAGGTTTAGTTGGTCTTGCTATGAGTTTATCGGCAGGCGAAGTGTATGCAACGTTTAATGTTTTGGCACAAAAAAGTGCATCACTGGCATTTGATGCAGGCGGAATAGTAGAGCGTGTCAACGTAGATATCTCAGACACTGTTAAAAAAGGAGAGGTTTTAGCTTCTTTAGAAAACAGAGATGCAAAAGCAAATCTTGAGAGTGCAAAGGTTGTTTATAAATATGCGCAAAAAGATTATGAAAGACAGCAAAAGGTTAAAAACCTGATCGATGCCTCTGAGTTTGATGCGTATGCTTTAAAGTATGAGAGTGCAAAAGCAAAGCTGGACTATACACAGTCACTATTTGATAAAACATATCTTCGTGCTCCGTTTGACGGGGTGATCTTTTTTAAAGAGATAGAAGTGGGTGATACGGTAAACGGGATGATGCTAAAAACCGTATTTAAGATCCAAAGCAAGCATGAGAGAAAACTTGTTTTAGAGTTTGATCAAAAATATTACAAAGATGTAAAAGTGGGTAATAAATTTCAGTATAAGATAGATGGGGAAGATACAGTATATACGGGCGTTATCTCAAAAATATATCCACTGGCAAACAAGAACAACCGTAAAGTGCAGGCTGAGGTAAAAGCAAAAGATCTTATGGTTGGCCTTTTTGGTGACGGTACAATCATTACACAAAGTAAATAG
- a CDS encoding TolC family protein: MKKTLLLLSVPLFLYSESLKDLIVYAKQNNDLLQSKSLQKDAKSQELESSKSAYFPTLDLGANYQRNDDPQPFSPGTTYSGYAKLSLDLYSGGAKYYTQKQKEDELSSSSSIYEASKKSLALQIVQNFYTLKSLEATLIAREEAAKAVNAQLQRVQRFFEAGLSTSDDVDRLQSAYDKNIYAIESLKFEILSLKKQLQLQVGKDINGFEASSFKKLTQESEQLDSIEALKYQKSSIINGSETIDSYYYPQVKLEDTYSVFGYQDKPLFNGQPIPLLDNQNTLMLSANIRLFDFGTLAEQKEALVLQAKALESEIAYKTKEQEINIELSHERIKTAKLNIASAASALKASKSALKTITEKYNHKIVDNVVYLDALSSHTEAEATYNEALNNLEVAYALYYFYNGKNLEEFLDE, encoded by the coding sequence ATGAAAAAGACATTGTTATTGCTAAGTGTTCCTTTGTTTTTGTATAGCGAATCTTTAAAAGATTTGATCGTATATGCAAAACAAAACAACGACTTGCTGCAATCAAAATCTTTACAAAAAGATGCAAAATCTCAGGAGTTAGAGAGTAGTAAAAGCGCTTACTTTCCGACACTTGATTTAGGAGCGAACTATCAGAGAAATGATGACCCGCAACCGTTTTCACCCGGGACTACATACTCAGGTTATGCAAAGTTGTCACTTGACCTTTATAGCGGCGGGGCAAAATACTATACACAAAAACAAAAAGAGGATGAGTTAAGCTCAAGCAGTTCTATCTATGAAGCAAGTAAAAAGAGTCTAGCCCTGCAGATTGTACAAAATTTTTATACGCTTAAGAGTTTGGAAGCTACACTGATTGCACGTGAAGAAGCTGCAAAAGCGGTTAATGCTCAACTACAAAGAGTACAAAGATTTTTTGAAGCGGGACTCTCAACAAGCGATGATGTAGACAGACTGCAATCGGCATACGATAAAAACATCTATGCTATAGAGTCTTTAAAGTTTGAGATCCTTTCACTTAAAAAACAGTTGCAACTGCAAGTGGGAAAAGATATAAACGGTTTTGAAGCATCAAGTTTTAAAAAGTTGACTCAAGAGAGCGAACAGCTAGATAGTATCGAAGCACTGAAATACCAAAAAAGCTCTATTATAAACGGTTCTGAAACTATAGACAGTTACTACTATCCACAAGTAAAGTTGGAAGATACGTATAGTGTTTTCGGGTATCAGGATAAACCATTATTTAATGGACAGCCTATACCTCTTTTAGATAATCAAAACACGCTGATGTTAAGTGCAAATATCCGTTTGTTTGATTTTGGAACGTTAGCTGAGCAAAAAGAGGCACTGGTTTTACAGGCAAAAGCTTTAGAGAGTGAGATAGCGTACAAAACAAAAGAGCAAGAGATAAACATTGAGCTTTCACATGAGCGCATTAAAACGGCAAAGTTAAACATTGCCAGTGCTGCGAGTGCACTAAAAGCTTCAAAAAGTGCCCTAAAAACAATTACGGAAAAATATAACCACAAGATCGTAGATAATGTGGTGTATCTCGATGCACTGAGTTCACATACGGAAGCTGAAGCTACATATAACGAAGCGTTAAACAACTTAGAGGTTGCCTATGCTTTATATTACTTTTACAACGGAAAAAATTTAGAGGAGTTTTTAGATGAATAA
- a CDS encoding TetR/AcrR family transcriptional regulator yields the protein MARIVDKEQKKRDIALACKDMVVKNNINTLTVSSLAKAAKVGKGTIYEYFQSKEEIVFEIITIMMEEHRIALTKKLESVESTRDKVKKFSEFFYSEEDYELREMYKEFTAISLMTPTEEMIEFQSNSISTYYEWFESLIQEGIDKGELSPDAINLSRGLFVVGKGMYVTDVVSTTIYDLEEEFNLFIDSVFSLLEVK from the coding sequence ATGGCTAGAATTGTAGATAAAGAGCAAAAAAAGCGTGATATTGCCCTTGCATGTAAAGATATGGTTGTAAAAAACAATATCAATACATTAACGGTATCAAGCCTTGCAAAAGCTGCGAAAGTGGGCAAGGGGACTATATATGAGTATTTTCAAAGTAAAGAAGAGATAGTTTTTGAGATCATTACTATTATGATGGAAGAACACCGTATAGCTCTTACTAAAAAGCTTGAAAGTGTAGAGAGTACAAGAGATAAAGTTAAAAAGTTTTCAGAGTTCTTTTACAGTGAAGAGGATTATGAACTCAGAGAGATGTATAAAGAGTTTACAGCGATCTCTTTGATGACTCCGACTGAGGAGATGATAGAGTTTCAGAGTAATAGCATCTCTACCTATTATGAGTGGTTTGAATCTCTCATACAAGAGGGTATAGACAAAGGTGAGTTGTCTCCTGATGCGATCAACTTGTCTCGAGGTTTGTTTGTAGTTGGAAAAGGGATGTATGTTACTGATGTAGTGAGTACAACCATATATGATTTAGAAGAGGAGTTTAACCTCTTTATTGACTCTGTATTTAGCTTATTGGAGGTGAAGTAG
- a CDS encoding ADP-ribosylglycohydrolase family protein produces MSITVQERAVGAIIGAFIGDALALGPHWYYDLEQLHQDYGEWIDYYTEPKKGRYHENEKAGNFSQSGYILKLMIRSIIDQGGYDQKDFCKKLDEDLLSKIDGTPISGPGGYTSQSIREIYRQRIEQKLSWDEVGSRADTTEAIERTLALAVRYAFEPKELARSISNNTFLTQVDDIVGSITVAYGAILAQLIQGEKLDKDISTKLMRLVKSGDLPFHTVTSNNLQPPKTGSKDPSNIGLFASPDALLTPSCIAQAANDPDITIEPAWKASLVYGMPCAIYHIVPASYYLASRFQNDFESAILHALNGGGQNQARSILTGALVGAQVGINGIPKKFIDGLNEKEEVLALSSKLALLI; encoded by the coding sequence ATGTCAATTACAGTTCAAGAGAGAGCAGTTGGAGCGATAATAGGAGCATTTATTGGTGATGCATTAGCTTTAGGACCTCATTGGTATTATGATCTAGAGCAACTCCATCAAGATTATGGAGAATGGATAGATTACTATACTGAACCTAAAAAAGGGAGATATCATGAAAATGAAAAAGCAGGTAATTTCTCTCAATCAGGCTATATACTAAAATTAATGATTCGCTCCATCATAGATCAAGGTGGATATGATCAAAAAGACTTTTGTAAAAAACTCGATGAAGATCTTCTTTCTAAAATAGATGGCACTCCTATTAGTGGTCCTGGAGGATATACATCTCAATCTATTAGAGAAATATACAGACAAAGGATTGAACAAAAGTTATCTTGGGATGAGGTTGGAAGTAGAGCAGATACTACTGAGGCAATTGAGCGGACATTAGCTTTAGCTGTACGATATGCTTTTGAGCCAAAAGAGCTTGCAAGATCAATTTCGAACAACACTTTTTTGACACAGGTCGATGATATAGTAGGATCTATTACAGTAGCCTACGGAGCAATTTTAGCACAGCTAATACAAGGAGAAAAGCTTGATAAAGATATCTCTACTAAACTAATGAGATTAGTAAAAAGTGGTGACCTTCCTTTTCATACTGTAACATCAAATAATCTACAGCCTCCTAAAACAGGAAGTAAAGACCCTTCCAATATTGGACTATTTGCATCTCCGGATGCTTTGCTTACTCCCTCTTGTATAGCACAAGCTGCAAATGATCCCGATATTACTATAGAGCCTGCATGGAAAGCATCTCTTGTGTATGGGATGCCTTGCGCTATATATCATATTGTACCTGCAAGTTATTATCTTGCATCTAGATTTCAAAATGATTTTGAATCTGCTATTTTACATGCTCTAAATGGCGGTGGTCAAAACCAAGCAAGATCAATTTTGACGGGTGCATTAGTTGGTGCTCAAGTGGGTATAAACGGTATTCCAAAAAAATTTATTGATGGTTTGAATGAGAAAGAAGAAGTATTAGCACTATCAAGCAAATTAGCTTTGTTAATTTAG
- a CDS encoding YwbE family protein has translation MDGKRRADIKSGCNVSIVLKQDQRSGKLTEGVVKDILTNSATHPHGIKVRLTSGHIGRVKIIHS, from the coding sequence ATGGACGGAAAAAGAAGAGCAGATATAAAATCAGGTTGTAATGTCAGTATTGTTTTAAAGCAGGACCAAAGAAGTGGTAAATTGACAGAAGGAGTTGTAAAAGATATCCTTACAAATTCTGCGACACACCCACATGGCATCAAAGTAAGATTAACCAGTGGACATATTGGAAGAGTTAAAATAATTCATTCATAA
- a CDS encoding arylesterase, whose protein sequence is MNIIRLLFFPLVLLTILMIFVKSGDDTDKQPLSKESIILAFGDSLTAGYGASKGKDYPSQLQRLSGIKVINAGISGEVSADGLKRLPELLQQYKPQVVILCHGGNDLLRKKSMHQLQENLRQMIILIQNNGAEVLLVAVPNFGLLGFSPLPQYEVLADEYELMFAKNVLSDVLGTNQLKSDRIHPNDQGYKVMAERFHEILLDEGLLN, encoded by the coding sequence ATGAATATTATCCGTCTTCTCTTTTTTCCATTAGTGCTTCTAACAATACTGATGATCTTTGTGAAAAGCGGAGATGATACAGATAAACAACCTTTATCAAAAGAATCGATTATCCTTGCTTTTGGTGACAGCTTGACCGCTGGATATGGAGCATCTAAAGGTAAAGACTACCCTTCACAACTTCAACGTCTTAGTGGCATAAAGGTTATTAACGCCGGTATATCTGGAGAAGTTTCTGCTGATGGTTTAAAGCGGCTTCCAGAGTTGCTTCAACAGTATAAGCCTCAAGTGGTCATACTTTGTCACGGGGGTAATGATCTGTTGCGAAAAAAATCGATGCACCAACTACAAGAGAACCTTCGTCAAATGATAATTCTAATTCAAAACAACGGTGCTGAAGTACTGCTTGTCGCTGTTCCTAATTTTGGTTTATTAGGCTTCTCTCCACTGCCACAATATGAAGTTCTTGCAGATGAGTATGAACTTATGTTTGCCAAAAACGTACTAAGTGATGTTTTAGGGACAAACCAACTAAAAAGTGACAGGATTCACCCTAACGATCAAGGTTATAAAGTGATGGCTGAACGTTTTCATGAAATTTTATTGGATGAAGGCTTACTGAATTAA
- a CDS encoding MBL fold metallo-hydrolase RNA specificity domain-containing protein, whose translation MAVVRSYGATKEVTGSCHVLEIDDVKIMIDCGMFQGEEEEKNKDSFYFEPSTIDYILITHAHLDHIGRIPKLVKEGFTGKIYATAATMELAEIILIDSAKIMSEDFQTRYRKAQRRGQSKKIDKPLYDPIDVQETFEMVEWVNPEYDQYYDLCEGISFVYRNAGHILGSAFIEISYMEDNDSRSIVFSGDIGNNNDLVLPHLAKCKKTDALYVETTYGERDHQPIEATIQEFKETLLATLDRGGNVLIPSFALERTQELLCILRDMYEKGELPKCKVFLDSPMATRATQVYKQFARELIPKCQENIKENGSVFNFDLLSYTETPEASKSINDVKSRAIIIAGAGMCNGGRIVHHFKHRIWDKNNAIIFVGFQAERTLGREIVDGAQWINVLGEDIIVQASVHTINGFSAHADRDGILEWIADIKNLKKVFLVHGELESQTAFKETLKEKLNLDAHIVSFKEEIILD comes from the coding sequence ATGGCAGTGGTAAGATCGTACGGTGCTACAAAAGAGGTGACTGGTTCATGCCATGTTCTTGAGATTGATGATGTAAAAATCATGATAGACTGCGGGATGTTTCAGGGGGAAGAGGAAGAGAAAAACAAAGATTCTTTTTATTTTGAACCTTCCACTATAGACTACATTTTAATTACCCACGCACACCTTGACCATATCGGGCGTATCCCTAAACTTGTAAAAGAGGGATTTACCGGAAAGATCTACGCAACTGCCGCAACTATGGAGTTAGCGGAGATTATCCTTATAGACAGTGCTAAGATCATGAGTGAAGATTTTCAAACACGCTACAGAAAAGCGCAACGTAGAGGTCAAAGCAAAAAGATTGACAAGCCTTTGTATGATCCTATTGACGTTCAAGAAACATTTGAGATGGTCGAATGGGTGAACCCTGAATATGACCAATACTACGATCTGTGTGAAGGGATCAGTTTTGTCTACCGTAATGCCGGGCATATTTTAGGTTCTGCTTTTATAGAGATCTCATACATGGAAGATAACGATTCCCGCTCTATAGTTTTCTCGGGAGATATCGGGAACAACAACGACTTAGTCCTCCCCCACTTGGCAAAGTGCAAAAAAACAGATGCACTTTATGTTGAGACAACCTACGGAGAGAGGGATCATCAGCCCATAGAAGCGACAATACAGGAGTTTAAAGAGACTCTTTTGGCAACTTTAGACAGAGGCGGAAATGTTTTAATCCCCTCTTTTGCCTTAGAACGCACACAGGAACTCTTATGTATATTAAGAGATATGTATGAAAAAGGTGAACTGCCAAAGTGTAAAGTATTTTTAGACTCACCGATGGCTACACGCGCAACTCAGGTCTATAAACAATTTGCCAGAGAATTAATACCAAAGTGTCAGGAAAACATCAAAGAAAACGGCAGTGTTTTTAATTTTGATCTCCTTTCATATACAGAAACGCCTGAAGCATCAAAAAGCATTAATGACGTCAAAAGTCGTGCCATTATAATCGCAGGTGCAGGTATGTGTAACGGTGGTAGGATCGTACACCACTTTAAACACAGGATCTGGGACAAAAACAATGCAATTATTTTTGTAGGCTTCCAGGCAGAAAGGACTCTTGGACGTGAGATAGTTGACGGAGCACAATGGATCAATGTTTTAGGGGAAGACATAATAGTCCAAGCATCCGTTCATACGATCAACGGCTTTTCTGCTCATGCAGATAGAGACGGGATTTTAGAATGGATCGCTGATATCAAGAATCTAAAAAAAGTATTTTTGGTACATGGGGAACTAGAGAGCCAAACAGCCTTTAAAGAGACACTCAAAGAGAAACTAAACCTTGATGCGCATATTGTCTCTTTTAAAGAGGAAATAATCCTTGATTAA
- a CDS encoding tyrosine-type recombinase/integrase — protein MYVWDSKSLKDRTIPLPLKLKQQLISQIELVTNLHKQDLDNGYGSVYIPYALERKYPKSKFETKWQFLFPMKNISTDPRTKEQRRHHIHPQTLGRNIKVASQKANLNKRVTSHIFRHSYATHLLQAGIDLRSIQELLGHKSVETTMIYTHVVAEMNKSKVVSPKIINQGLFPL, from the coding sequence ATATATGTTTGGGATTCAAAGTCGTTAAAAGACAGGACAATTCCATTACCTTTAAAATTAAAGCAACAGCTTATTTCTCAAATTGAGTTAGTTACAAATCTTCATAAACAAGATTTAGATAATGGTTATGGAAGTGTTTATATACCATATGCACTAGAGAGAAAATATCCAAAATCAAAATTTGAAACAAAATGGCAGTTTTTATTTCCTATGAAAAATATATCTACTGATCCAAGAACTAAAGAACAAAGACGCCATCATATACATCCACAAACATTAGGAAGAAATATAAAAGTAGCATCTCAAAAAGCAAATCTAAACAAAAGGGTAACTTCACATATTTTTAGACACTCTTATGCAACGCATCTACTTCAAGCGGGAATAGATTTAAGAAGTATACAAGAGCTGCTTGGGCATAAAAGTGTTGAAACGACGATGATATATACTCACGTCGTTGCAGAGATGAACAAGTCCAAGGTTGTTAGTCCAAAAATTATTAATCAAGGATTATTTCCTCTTTAA
- a CDS encoding phage integrase N-terminal SAM-like domain-containing protein codes for MDLVRDKIRFKHYSYSTERTYVHWIKHYIFFHNKKHPVEMGKYEIETFLTKLATKDKVSPTTKNQAFSALLFLYKEVLGVDMSQWNIQALRAQERKHIPVVLTKEEVKSVLQNIPMEYSLVVHLMYGCGLRMLGLIRYMFGIQSR; via the coding sequence TTGGATTTAGTTCGGGATAAGATTAGGTTTAAACATTACAGTTATTCAACTGAAAGAACTTATGTGCATTGGATAAAGCACTATATATTTTTTCATAATAAAAAGCATCCCGTTGAGATGGGAAAGTATGAGATAGAGACCTTTTTAACTAAGTTAGCTACAAAAGACAAAGTTTCACCAACTACGAAGAACCAAGCTTTTAGTGCTTTGTTGTTTTTATATAAAGAAGTTCTAGGTGTTGATATGTCTCAGTGGAACATTCAGGCACTAAGAGCACAGGAAAGAAAGCATATACCTGTTGTTTTGACAAAAGAGGAGGTTAAAAGTGTATTGCAAAATATACCGATGGAGTATAGTTTAGTTGTTCACTTGATGTATGGTTGTGGACTTAGAATGTTGGGTTTGATAAGATATATGTTTGGGATTCAAAGTCGTTAA
- the blaOXA gene encoding class D beta-lactamase: MNFKRVILLISTILSLAVAQDNDLASIFDKSKLKGTIVISALNNDIKYIYNNQRAVKGYIPASTFKIINTLIALEEKVIKDENEIIKWDGKVRSYSSWNKDQTLQSAISVSCIWCYQKFAQEIGNDKYLTYLKNINYGNHKTGSNVTTFWLDGDIKISAVEQIEFLKKLYKNELPFKQRYIDITKKILTVEQTENYIIKAKTGFSGKIGWYVGYVETKNGVWFFALNADVTKDKLKYRKQIVMDALKMKNII; this comes from the coding sequence ATGAACTTTAAAAGAGTAATTTTACTAATTAGCACCATATTAAGTCTAGCAGTTGCTCAAGACAACGATTTAGCAAGTATTTTTGATAAAAGTAAATTAAAAGGTACAATAGTTATATCTGCATTAAATAATGATATAAAATATATATACAATAATCAAAGAGCTGTAAAAGGCTATATTCCTGCTTCAACATTTAAAATAATAAATACACTTATTGCCTTAGAAGAAAAAGTTATAAAAGATGAAAATGAAATTATAAAATGGGATGGAAAAGTTCGCTCATATAGCTCTTGGAACAAAGACCAAACTTTGCAAAGTGCTATTTCAGTTTCATGTATTTGGTGTTATCAAAAATTTGCACAAGAGATAGGCAATGATAAGTATTTAACTTATCTTAAAAATATAAACTATGGTAATCACAAAACAGGTTCCAATGTGACAACATTTTGGTTAGATGGCGATATAAAAATATCAGCTGTAGAGCAAATAGAATTTTTAAAAAAGTTATATAAAAATGAATTACCATTTAAGCAACGATATATTGATATCACCAAAAAAATCTTAACAGTTGAACAAACAGAAAATTATATTATAAAAGCAAAAACTGGATTTTCTGGAAAAATTGGTTGGTATGTTGGCTATGTAGAAACAAAAAATGGAGTTTGGTTTTTTGCATTAAATGCAGACGTAACGAAAGATAAACTTAAATATAGAAAGCAAATTGTAATGGATGCTTTGAAAATGAAAAATATCATATAA